One window of the Archaeoglobus sulfaticallidus PM70-1 genome contains the following:
- the thsB gene encoding thermosome subunit beta, giving the protein MATLQGQPVLILREGTERTRGKDAQTLNIMAAKVIAEAVRSTLGPRGMDKMLVDSLGDVVITNDGVTILKEMDVEHPAAKMIIEVAKTQEDEVGDGTTTAVVLAGEFLKKAEELLEQDIHSAIISSGYRLASEKAMEILNELAIPVSKDDDEMLKKIAMTAMTGKGAEVALDKLAEIAVRAVKSVAEEVNGEVEVDAEYIKIEKRQGGSIDETELIDGVVLDKEVVHPSMPKKVKDAKILLINSALEVKETETDAKIRITDPEMLQKFIEQEEKMLKDMVDKIVNAGANVVICQKGIDDLAQYYLAKAGVLAVRRVKKSDIEKLSKATGAKVLTELRDVKPEDLGAAELVEERKIGDEKMVFITGCKNPKAVTILIRGGTEHVVEEIARGIEDAIRVVECALEDGKVLAGGGAPEIDVSLKLKEWAPTLGGREQLAVEAFAKAMEIIPKTLAENAGLDPIDVLVELKSAHEKGNKYAGVNVETGKVEDMKENGVVEPLRVKTQAIASATEVAVMILRIDDVIAAKELSKEKDKGEGMEGMGDMGGMGGMGMM; this is encoded by the coding sequence ATGGCTACACTACAGGGTCAGCCAGTTTTGATTTTGAGGGAAGGAACGGAGAGAACGAGAGGCAAGGATGCTCAGACTTTGAACATAATGGCTGCGAAGGTTATTGCTGAGGCCGTTAGGAGCACTCTTGGCCCAAGGGGTATGGACAAGATGCTTGTTGACAGTCTGGGTGATGTTGTCATCACGAATGATGGAGTTACAATCCTCAAAGAGATGGATGTTGAGCATCCAGCTGCAAAAATGATCATAGAGGTTGCAAAGACACAGGAGGATGAGGTTGGAGACGGTACAACTACTGCTGTAGTTCTCGCTGGTGAGTTCCTCAAGAAAGCTGAGGAACTGCTCGAACAGGACATTCACTCTGCGATCATCTCAAGCGGTTACAGGCTCGCATCTGAAAAAGCGATGGAGATTCTCAACGAGCTTGCAATCCCGGTAAGCAAGGATGATGATGAGATGCTGAAGAAGATCGCAATGACGGCAATGACCGGAAAGGGTGCTGAAGTTGCCCTTGACAAGCTTGCTGAGATCGCCGTCAGGGCTGTGAAGAGCGTTGCTGAGGAGGTCAATGGAGAGGTCGAGGTTGATGCGGAGTACATCAAAATTGAGAAGAGACAGGGCGGAAGTATCGATGAGACAGAGCTTATAGATGGTGTTGTGCTCGATAAGGAAGTCGTGCATCCATCAATGCCGAAGAAGGTTAAGGATGCCAAGATCCTTCTCATAAACAGTGCTCTTGAAGTCAAGGAGACCGAGACCGATGCTAAGATAAGAATAACCGATCCAGAGATGCTCCAGAAGTTCATCGAGCAGGAAGAGAAGATGCTGAAGGACATGGTTGACAAGATAGTGAATGCTGGTGCTAATGTGGTTATATGCCAGAAGGGTATCGATGATCTTGCACAGTACTACCTGGCAAAGGCCGGAGTGCTTGCAGTAAGGAGGGTCAAGAAGAGCGACATTGAGAAGCTCTCGAAGGCAACTGGTGCGAAGGTGCTTACCGAACTCAGGGATGTTAAGCCAGAGGATCTCGGTGCCGCAGAACTCGTCGAGGAGAGGAAGATCGGCGATGAGAAGATGGTGTTCATAACCGGATGCAAGAATCCAAAGGCCGTGACAATCCTGATAAGGGGAGGCACAGAGCATGTCGTTGAGGAGATTGCAAGAGGAATTGAGGATGCTATAAGGGTCGTCGAGTGTGCACTGGAGGATGGAAAGGTTCTCGCTGGCGGTGGCGCTCCGGAAATTGATGTGTCACTCAAGCTGAAGGAGTGGGCTCCAACCCTTGGTGGCAGGGAGCAGCTTGCGGTTGAGGCTTTCGCCAAGGCTATGGAAATCATTCCAAAGACTCTTGCAGAGAATGCTGGACTTGATCCAATCGATGTGCTTGTTGAACTCAAGAGTGCCCACGAGAAAGGAAACAAGTATGCTGGTGTTAATGTAGAGACCGGCAAGGTTGAGGACATGAAGGAGAATGGAGTAGTTGAGCCACTCAGGGTTAAGACACAGGCAATCGCTTCAGCAACTGAAGTCGCTGTGATGATACTGAGAATCGATGATGTCATTGCTGCCAAGGAACTGAGCAAGGAGAAGGACAAGGGCGAAGGCATGGAAGGCATGGGAGACATGGGAGGAATGGGCGGAATGGGAATGATGTAA
- a CDS encoding Na+/H+ antiporter has translation MDLAFQLYEFIALLMISVAVAIVVKYVRLPYTIALVVVGLLVGLANIFPEIKLSEDLIFLLILPPLLFEGALNTDLGELRSNFKPILCLAIVGVLVSVVVTGFLVRWLLSIPLSIALLFGAMITPTDPVSVLATFRELKAPKRLSTIIEGESILNDGTGVVIFGLILEMVRTGHFSLVSGMVEFGFVTVGGIVVGFSFGYTAYRILRYIDDHLIEITITIILAYSTYLFAESVHVSGVIAVVTAGLIIGNYGRLFSMSPSTRIALTDFWALFVFIVNSIVFLLIGIDVSGEKIFVYSMETLLAIPVVIAGRALAVYPLLTLTDKISERIPARWKHIVFWGGLHGTIPVALALSLSDIPHRDMIASMTFGVVLFSLIVQGLSLEYIVKRIFRREESIYEEHIARRIALKRSIMEIERMRRDGEITGNVAEKIISEIKVELEEISSKLLEIDVAERDLLLKARKRILHIQKSVIRDLAIRGTIGEDVVRKLTKEIDSELDALE, from the coding sequence ATGGATCTTGCGTTCCAACTTTACGAATTCATCGCTTTGCTCATGATTTCTGTAGCTGTGGCTATAGTGGTTAAGTATGTTAGACTGCCATATACTATTGCGCTTGTGGTTGTTGGCCTTCTGGTAGGTTTGGCGAACATATTCCCCGAAATAAAACTCTCAGAGGATCTCATTTTTCTTTTGATACTTCCTCCTCTGCTGTTTGAGGGAGCATTGAACACTGATCTTGGAGAACTTAGATCGAACTTCAAACCTATCTTGTGTCTGGCAATTGTGGGTGTTTTGGTCTCTGTGGTTGTTACAGGATTCCTTGTCAGATGGCTTCTCAGCATTCCCTTATCAATTGCTCTCTTATTTGGGGCGATGATAACCCCCACAGATCCGGTCTCGGTTCTTGCGACATTCAGGGAGCTTAAAGCTCCAAAGAGACTTTCAACGATAATTGAGGGCGAGAGCATACTGAACGATGGAACTGGCGTGGTGATATTCGGTCTCATACTCGAAATGGTTCGCACAGGTCATTTTAGCCTGGTATCTGGAATGGTTGAGTTCGGTTTCGTGACTGTTGGCGGTATTGTGGTGGGATTCTCCTTTGGCTATACGGCTTACAGGATTTTGAGGTACATCGATGATCATTTGATCGAGATAACGATTACCATAATCCTCGCATACTCCACATATCTTTTCGCTGAAAGCGTTCATGTTAGCGGTGTAATTGCTGTGGTTACCGCTGGTCTGATAATTGGAAACTATGGAAGGCTGTTTTCGATGTCTCCATCGACTAGGATAGCTCTGACAGATTTCTGGGCTCTGTTCGTTTTCATCGTGAACTCCATAGTTTTCCTGCTGATAGGGATAGATGTCAGTGGTGAGAAGATATTCGTTTATTCTATGGAGACTCTGCTCGCAATTCCAGTGGTGATAGCAGGCAGGGCTCTTGCAGTTTATCCCCTGCTAACGCTCACAGATAAGATATCTGAAAGAATTCCTGCCAGATGGAAGCATATAGTATTCTGGGGCGGACTGCATGGTACCATTCCTGTAGCTCTCGCATTATCGCTGTCTGACATCCCCCATAGGGATATGATTGCGAGCATGACATTCGGAGTGGTGCTTTTCTCACTTATAGTTCAGGGACTGAGCTTGGAGTATATAGTCAAGAGGATCTTCAGGAGAGAAGAATCAATCTATGAGGAGCATATAGCCAGACGGATTGCGTTGAAGAGGAGCATCATGGAGATCGAGAGGATGAGAAGAGATGGTGAGATAACAGGAAATGTGGCAGAGAAGATAATCTCAGAGATTAAAGTAGAGCTTGAAGAAATATCTTCAAAGCTCCTCGAAATAGATGTTGCAGAAAGAGATCTTCTTTTGAAGGCTAGAAAGAGAATATTGCACATCCAGAAGAGTGTAATAAGAGATCTGGCTATTAGGGGCACAATAGGGGAAGATGTTGTTAGAAAACTCACAAAAGAGATCGATTCGGAGCTTGATGCGCTTGAATGA
- a CDS encoding RNA-guided endonuclease InsQ/TnpB family protein: protein MKVRRVNKFRLRPTKKQEKVLFSLCEMSAVLWNRVNYKRRQSFFAGEIDWNTEEEYNEFKRILGSATTQQIIRKNDEAWRSFLKLLRLKQQDKLPKHVHKVSPPRYWKNRRTGKKKLMTIIRNDCYRIEEVRGKKWLILPKGLKIRITGCVKWRGKQGRLEIHYDDLTGRWYALQSVEVEVEEVRSTKRAYADLGVINIITACIEGERQPIAFSGKPLLADWWYWSKKIARCQSHLKQVNNKNTSKRLKRLYRKRKRRFRHNINTIVYRFVRLCHAKSVGEIVIGDITHIRDNNDNGSKVNSMIHNFWSFGYIMERLRTTAENFGIKVKPVDEAYTSSECPWCHSKNVKKHKRLFKCLNCGVKAHRDVVGVLNIALLHGEGFNGVLAHPLLLRVDDAPESKSSMWVRMSVRPSEARITPLLVR, encoded by the coding sequence ATGAAGGTCAGAAGGGTAAACAAATTCCGTCTGAGACCGACAAAAAAGCAAGAGAAAGTACTCTTCTCTCTCTGCGAGATGTCTGCCGTTCTATGGAACAGGGTAAACTACAAGCGAAGACAGTCTTTCTTCGCTGGCGAAATTGATTGGAATACAGAAGAAGAATACAACGAGTTCAAGCGAATACTGGGCTCAGCCACCACTCAACAGATAATCAGGAAGAACGATGAGGCATGGAGGAGCTTCCTTAAGCTTCTGAGGCTCAAGCAACAGGATAAGCTCCCAAAACACGTACACAAGGTTTCCCCACCACGCTACTGGAAGAATCGCAGAACTGGAAAAAAGAAATTAATGACCATCATCCGGAATGATTGCTATCGCATAGAGGAGGTGAGAGGAAAGAAGTGGTTAATCCTGCCTAAAGGTTTGAAGATTAGGATAACCGGTTGTGTAAAGTGGAGAGGGAAACAAGGCAGGCTGGAGATTCATTATGACGATTTAACGGGTCGGTGGTATGCCCTTCAGTCTGTTGAGGTTGAAGTTGAAGAAGTCAGATCAACCAAGAGGGCGTACGCCGACCTCGGCGTGATCAACATCATAACAGCTTGTATCGAAGGCGAAAGACAACCCATCGCTTTCAGCGGGAAACCGTTGTTAGCAGACTGGTGGTACTGGTCTAAGAAGATAGCCAGGTGTCAGTCCCACCTCAAGCAAGTGAACAACAAAAACACCTCGAAACGACTCAAAAGGCTGTACCGCAAGAGAAAACGAAGGTTCAGACACAACATCAACACGATAGTGTATCGCTTTGTTAGGCTCTGCCATGCGAAGAGCGTTGGAGAGATCGTTATCGGAGATATCACACACATCAGAGATAACAACGACAACGGAAGCAAAGTCAACTCCATGATCCACAACTTCTGGTCTTTCGGCTACATAATGGAAAGACTGAGAACAACAGCAGAGAACTTCGGAATTAAGGTTAAACCCGTCGATGAAGCATACACTTCATCAGAATGTCCGTGGTGTCATTCTAAAAACGTTAAGAAGCACAAGAGGCTGTTTAAATGTCTGAACTGCGGCGTTAAGGCTCACAGAGATGTTGTTGGTGTGTTAAATATAGCCCTTCTCCACGGAGAAGGGTTTAACGGGGTGCTGGCTCACCCCTTGCTTCTGAGGGTGGACGACGCACCTGAGAGTAAAAGCTCGATGTGGGTGCGGATGAGCGTGAGACCCTCAGAAGCAAGAATCACCCCACTTTTAGTGAGGTGA
- a CDS encoding ArsA family ATPase translates to MIKKILSGETKDKSDSKDKPKTRIILFTGKGGVGKTTVASATAIKTSKLGKKTLIISTDPAHSLSDSFGIELGPEPTKVRDNLFAMEVNIEYELEKHWETIKEYLKIFFQSQGIDDVVAEELAIFPGFDELASLLHLLDNYEKGTYEVIILDCAPTGETLRLLSVPEIAKWYMNRFFGIERRLLKIVKPIAEPVLDVPLPSEEVLDKIQDLYMRIGRLKEILESPQTSVRIVMNPEKMVIRESERAFTYLNLFGYRVDAVIINKYIPEEAGDYFKKWIEIQKEYLKEIYERFPVKKFMLKFKSEEVVGSLLDEIADELYDSDPSQVFTEMKPMEIFSENGDFYLSIKAPFVKKEDIKLLKRGEELIVVAGQWKRIIYLPQSLALKEPVSAKFMSGEIRIKFK, encoded by the coding sequence ATGATCAAAAAAATTCTTTCTGGAGAAACCAAAGATAAATCCGATTCAAAAGATAAGCCAAAAACGAGGATTATTCTCTTCACAGGAAAGGGTGGTGTTGGTAAAACCACAGTTGCCTCAGCAACAGCAATAAAGACATCAAAGCTTGGAAAGAAAACACTCATAATATCCACAGACCCGGCCCACAGCCTTTCCGACTCATTCGGCATTGAACTCGGCCCTGAGCCCACGAAAGTGAGGGACAACCTCTTTGCAATGGAAGTCAATATTGAATACGAGCTTGAAAAGCACTGGGAGACCATAAAAGAGTATCTGAAGATCTTTTTCCAGTCACAGGGAATAGATGATGTTGTTGCTGAGGAGCTTGCCATATTCCCCGGATTCGATGAGCTCGCGAGCCTGCTGCACCTTCTGGACAATTACGAGAAAGGAACTTATGAAGTAATAATCCTCGACTGCGCTCCAACCGGAGAGACCTTGAGGTTGCTCAGCGTTCCGGAGATCGCGAAGTGGTACATGAACAGGTTCTTCGGAATCGAGAGAAGGCTTCTGAAAATCGTTAAGCCAATTGCCGAGCCAGTCTTGGATGTTCCGCTGCCATCAGAAGAGGTTCTCGATAAGATACAGGATCTCTATATGAGAATTGGAAGGCTCAAGGAAATACTTGAGAGTCCTCAAACGAGTGTCAGAATCGTAATGAACCCGGAGAAAATGGTTATCAGGGAGTCAGAAAGAGCGTTCACATATCTCAACCTGTTCGGATACAGGGTTGATGCCGTGATCATAAATAAGTACATCCCGGAAGAGGCTGGAGATTACTTCAAGAAGTGGATAGAGATTCAGAAGGAGTACCTGAAAGAGATATACGAAAGATTTCCAGTAAAGAAGTTCATGCTCAAGTTCAAGTCGGAAGAGGTTGTTGGAAGCTTGCTTGATGAGATAGCGGACGAACTCTACGATTCAGACCCATCGCAGGTTTTCACAGAGATGAAGCCCATGGAAATATTCTCAGAAAATGGAGACTTCTACCTGTCGATAAAAGCTCCTTTCGTTAAAAAGGAAGATATAAAGCTTTTGAAGAGGGGCGAGGAACTGATAGTTGTTGCCGGGCAGTGGAAGAGGATTATATATCTGCCCCAGTCTCTCGCCTTAAAGGAGCCTGTTTCAGCAAAATTTATGAGCGGTGAAATAAGAATTAAGTTTAAATAG
- a CDS encoding MBL fold metallo-hydrolase — protein MDSIYFLDHYGFFPYRRKSGKGAKPHISLRFNFGEVFDVHIDTYAGKGSSYINLITHAHSDHYGQYNLDNPNAIASQETARMLSVLNGKRFIGRTFEIGKEIKLNGLRIKTYPTEHIFGSSAFLIESESRILITGDVKDYRKLPRCDVLITEATYGKPDFTFEEEIDKLINEAKNSVLGVYPIGKAQRTAKILSENGYSVSGEDKITKLCKAFDIDVSNEGDVKLVSPRNLYSHSGRKYILTAQRFYRIPRIVISDHLDFNGLIDMIEHCNPEHVIFYHGKPSEELLQRFRSSILKDFAVLSEEKLANS, from the coding sequence ATGGATTCCATTTATTTTCTTGATCATTATGGATTTTTTCCATACAGAAGAAAGTCAGGGAAAGGTGCCAAACCTCATATAAGCCTCAGATTCAATTTTGGAGAGGTTTTTGATGTCCACATCGACACATATGCCGGCAAGGGATCCAGCTATATCAACCTCATAACCCATGCCCATTCAGACCACTACGGACAGTACAATCTCGATAATCCAAACGCCATCGCATCTCAGGAGACTGCCAGAATGCTTTCCGTTCTGAACGGTAAGAGATTCATCGGGAGAACCTTTGAAATCGGTAAAGAGATCAAACTCAACGGCTTAAGGATTAAAACATATCCCACCGAGCACATCTTCGGCTCCTCAGCCTTCCTGATAGAATCAGAATCCAGAATTCTCATTACCGGAGATGTCAAGGATTATAGAAAGCTTCCCAGATGTGATGTGCTGATAACCGAAGCAACCTATGGAAAGCCGGACTTTACATTCGAGGAAGAGATCGATAAGCTCATAAATGAAGCTAAGAACTCCGTGCTTGGAGTCTATCCAATAGGAAAGGCTCAGAGGACAGCAAAAATTCTTTCGGAGAATGGCTACTCTGTTTCAGGAGAGGATAAGATCACAAAGCTTTGCAAGGCGTTTGACATAGATGTGTCAAACGAGGGAGATGTTAAGCTCGTATCTCCAAGAAATCTGTACAGCCATAGTGGTAGGAAATACATCCTGACCGCCCAGAGGTTCTACAGGATCCCAAGGATTGTGATAAGCGACCATCTTGACTTCAACGGGCTGATTGACATGATCGAGCACTGCAATCCCGAGCATGTTATATTCTACCACGGCAAACCCTCTGAAGAGCTTTTGCAGAGGTTCAGGAGTTCAATTTTAAAAGATTTTGCAGTATTGAGCGAAGAAAAGTTAGCTAACAGCTAA
- the cobB gene encoding NAD-dependent protein deacetylase: MPEAFDEAFNEVVDMLKESKHAIVLTGAGISAESGIPTFRGKDGLWNKYRPEELATPEAFRRNPALVWEWYAWRMNLVFSREPNYAHRAIAKLEDTGYIKHVITQNVDDLHERAGSRNVTHLHGKLKEVKCWNGCIQIALPSDLVDLSRIPEELPKCPECSGLLRPAVVWFGERLDPDVLMRSFDLAEKSDLILVVGTSAVVQPAASVPMMTKRSGGKIIEINPDETPLTPYSDISLRLSAVKAFEGIMKELELDQI; this comes from the coding sequence ATGCCTGAAGCATTCGATGAAGCATTCAACGAAGTAGTGGACATGCTCAAGGAATCCAAGCATGCAATAGTGCTTACCGGAGCGGGAATCTCAGCAGAAAGCGGTATACCCACCTTCAGGGGCAAGGATGGGCTGTGGAACAAGTACAGACCAGAAGAACTCGCAACTCCGGAAGCTTTCAGGCGAAATCCTGCTCTTGTGTGGGAATGGTATGCCTGGAGGATGAACCTGGTTTTCAGCAGGGAGCCCAATTACGCCCATAGAGCAATAGCCAAGCTGGAAGACACGGGCTACATAAAGCATGTAATAACCCAGAATGTGGATGACTTACATGAGAGGGCAGGAAGCAGGAATGTAACACATCTCCACGGAAAGCTGAAAGAAGTCAAATGCTGGAACGGATGTATTCAAATTGCCTTACCGTCTGACCTCGTAGATCTATCCAGAATACCGGAAGAGCTTCCGAAATGCCCTGAATGCAGTGGACTTCTTCGCCCCGCAGTGGTCTGGTTTGGTGAAAGGCTTGATCCAGATGTACTGATGAGATCGTTCGATCTTGCAGAAAAAAGCGATCTGATACTGGTTGTTGGTACTTCAGCGGTCGTTCAGCCAGCAGCATCAGTACCGATGATGACCAAGAGGAGTGGGGGTAAAATTATCGAGATAAACCCTGACGAGACTCCACTCACACCATACTCTGATATATCCCTGAGGTTATCAGCTGTCAAGGCGTTTGAAGGTATAATGAAAGAACTGGAGCTTGATCAAATCTGA
- the mch gene encoding methenyltetrahydromethanopterin cyclohydrolase: protein MVSINEMAMDIVEDMLDFEEELRIESKKLENGATVIDCGVNVPGGYEAGILYTQICMGGLAEIEIVTDTINDVPFAFITEYTDHPAVACLGSQKAGWAISVGKYFAMGSGPARALALKPKKTYEKIEYQDDSEYAVIALEASKLPNEEVMEFIAKECDVDPENVYAVVAPTASIVGSVQISGRIVETAIYKMTEIGYDPKLIVSGAGRCPIAPIVGDDLKAMGSTNDSMMYYGSVFLTVKEYDEILKNVPSNTSKDYGKPFYEIFKDANFDFYKIDPNLFAPAQIAVNDLSTGKTYVHGKLNAEVLFKSYNIQL, encoded by the coding sequence ATGGTTAGCATAAACGAAATGGCCATGGATATTGTTGAGGACATGCTCGATTTCGAAGAAGAACTGAGGATCGAGTCAAAGAAGCTCGAGAACGGAGCGACAGTAATAGATTGCGGTGTTAATGTACCCGGTGGTTACGAGGCAGGAATACTCTACACGCAGATCTGCATGGGTGGACTTGCCGAGATAGAGATAGTCACGGATACGATAAACGATGTACCATTTGCGTTCATAACTGAATACACAGATCATCCTGCAGTGGCATGCCTTGGAAGCCAGAAAGCAGGGTGGGCTATCAGCGTTGGGAAGTACTTTGCCATGGGGAGTGGGCCAGCAAGAGCTTTGGCTCTCAAGCCAAAGAAGACTTACGAGAAAATAGAATATCAAGATGACTCCGAATATGCCGTAATAGCTCTTGAGGCTTCAAAACTGCCGAATGAAGAGGTAATGGAATTCATAGCCAAAGAGTGTGATGTCGATCCCGAGAATGTGTATGCTGTAGTTGCTCCAACAGCCTCAATTGTTGGAAGCGTTCAGATCTCAGGTAGAATCGTCGAGACCGCGATATACAAGATGACGGAGATCGGATATGATCCAAAGCTCATCGTCAGCGGTGCTGGCAGGTGCCCGATAGCGCCCATCGTTGGAGATGACCTAAAGGCAATGGGTTCAACCAATGACAGCATGATGTACTATGGAAGCGTTTTCCTCACAGTCAAGGAATACGATGAGATCCTGAAGAATGTACCATCCAACACCTCAAAGGATTATGGAAAGCCGTTCTACGAGATATTCAAGGACGCCAACTTCGACTTCTACAAGATAGATCCAAACCTCTTTGCTCCGGCACAGATTGCCGTGAACGATCTCTCTACCGGAAAGACCTATGTCCATGGAAAGCTGAATGCTGAGGTTCTGTTCAAATCCTACAATATCCAGCTTTGA
- a CDS encoding MBL fold metallo-hydrolase, with translation MKLVTVGTGTAVADGRCQSCVLIDDRIAVDVGIGSLLRIGKLTNNLSAILLTHNHLDHNGDVLAILKSRWLSGIEERPKIIGPAGTINHIESLFESYPYLRKKLSFELMEVENEKFEVDGFEVEAIATKHSIKSTAYLIDSEVLISGDTRAMKEVVGRECKVLIHEMSLPFGFKAVDHTTPENFKEVLDSCTAEKILLTHIYPNAMEQIDTILEYLDDERIEVARDGDEFVV, from the coding sequence ATGAAGCTCGTAACCGTTGGCACAGGAACTGCTGTGGCTGATGGGCGATGTCAGAGCTGTGTGCTGATTGATGACAGGATAGCGGTTGATGTAGGGATTGGAAGCCTTCTAAGGATCGGAAAGCTAACAAACAACCTCTCAGCGATTCTCTTGACTCACAACCACCTCGATCACAATGGAGATGTTCTGGCCATCCTGAAATCGAGATGGCTCAGCGGGATTGAGGAGAGGCCCAAAATAATAGGCCCAGCAGGCACAATAAACCACATCGAATCTCTTTTTGAGAGCTATCCTTATCTAAGAAAGAAACTCTCCTTTGAGTTGATGGAGGTTGAAAACGAGAAATTTGAGGTTGATGGGTTCGAGGTTGAGGCCATAGCAACCAAGCACTCGATAAAAAGCACAGCTTACCTAATAGACTCCGAGGTTCTGATAAGCGGGGACACGAGAGCCATGAAAGAAGTTGTCGGTAGGGAATGTAAGGTTCTGATCCACGAGATGTCCCTGCCATTTGGCTTCAAGGCAGTCGATCACACGACTCCTGAAAATTTCAAAGAAGTCCTTGACTCATGCACGGCTGAAAAGATCCTGCTGACCCATATCTACCCAAATGCGATGGAGCAGATTGACACCATACTCGAGTATCTGGATGATGAAAGGATTGAGGTAGCAAGAGATGGCGACGAATTCGTAGTCTGA
- a CDS encoding geranylgeranyl reductase family protein has translation MPAQNHDVCVAGVGIAGAFLLRSLKDLDVIGIDKRQKLGYPVECGEIVPTKDEMKILLPDLEDYSLFDIPRKYESNRTKYMSFITPDGREITVDFEMHVVERDEMITDIAEKSGHSIMKGERIIRYNPSKNEVELFGGKRIKAEVVAGCDGANSRISSALGFKRFTVPAKQYVMEGVECDEDVVYMYVGKRICPGGYAWIIPKGDGLANVGVGFVRAKGEKGDNAKKALERFVREYPHSSKFLRNSKVVSEIGAVVPVDLPLEKAVHGRTILLGDAAGMVISHVGAGIPTSMLAGDFAGKIINECFDRNDFSRLEKFDEMWKMAMLKAMLDSYYIKSLWDRISDSDSRLSRYMRLISEKDMWKILHSKVPLKLRVASAFIPFLNMLFR, from the coding sequence ATGCCCGCTCAAAATCACGATGTCTGTGTTGCCGGTGTTGGTATAGCTGGAGCTTTTCTGCTCAGGAGCCTGAAGGATTTGGATGTAATTGGCATAGATAAGAGACAGAAACTCGGCTATCCGGTTGAATGTGGAGAGATAGTTCCAACAAAAGATGAAATGAAAATCCTTCTTCCGGATCTGGAAGATTACTCTCTGTTTGACATTCCCCGAAAATACGAGAGCAATCGGACAAAATATATGTCCTTTATCACTCCGGATGGAAGGGAGATAACAGTCGATTTTGAGATGCATGTTGTTGAGAGAGATGAGATGATCACGGATATTGCTGAGAAGAGTGGACACAGCATCATGAAAGGAGAGAGAATTATAAGGTACAATCCATCTAAAAACGAGGTTGAGCTTTTTGGTGGCAAAAGGATAAAGGCTGAGGTTGTTGCGGGATGTGATGGAGCCAACTCAAGAATTTCTTCAGCTCTGGGGTTTAAGAGATTCACCGTCCCGGCAAAGCAGTATGTCATGGAGGGCGTTGAGTGCGATGAGGATGTGGTTTACATGTATGTTGGCAAAAGGATATGCCCCGGTGGTTACGCGTGGATAATTCCTAAAGGAGATGGCTTGGCGAATGTTGGTGTTGGATTCGTTAGAGCCAAAGGGGAGAAGGGAGACAACGCAAAAAAGGCTCTTGAAAGGTTTGTCAGGGAGTATCCTCACTCATCGAAGTTCCTCAGGAACTCCAAAGTTGTGAGTGAGATCGGTGCAGTTGTGCCTGTAGATCTCCCACTGGAAAAAGCTGTTCATGGGCGAACAATTCTCCTCGGAGATGCTGCAGGGATGGTGATAAGCCATGTTGGGGCAGGAATTCCAACATCCATGCTGGCAGGAGATTTCGCCGGAAAGATTATAAACGAGTGTTTTGACCGCAACGACTTTTCAAGGCTTGAGAAATTCGATGAAATGTGGAAGATGGCGATGCTGAAGGCTATGCTGGACAGCTACTACATAAAGAGCTTGTGGGATCGCATTTCCGACAGCGATTCGAGGCTATCCAGGTATATGAGGCTGATAAGCGAAAAGGATATGTGGAAGATCCTGCACAGCAAGGTTCCTTTAAAGCTCAGGGTCGCTTCAGCATTTATTCCTTTTCTGAATATGCTGTTCAGGTAG